A genome region from Trichosurus vulpecula isolate mTriVul1 chromosome 5, mTriVul1.pri, whole genome shotgun sequence includes the following:
- the FGF6 gene encoding fibroblast growth factor 6: MAFPQKLLITMPAGGGCLGGTLWAFIFLGVLAGMLVPWPLVGGLANPVLLERGWGTLLGSQPQAGLPGRLSRSNWESGYLLGIKRQRRLYCNVGIGFHLQVPPDGRISGTHEENPYSLLEISTVDRGVVSLFGVRSALFVAMNSKGRLYGTPSFQDECKFRETLLPNNYNAYESDLYRGTYIALSKHGRIKRGNKVSPAMTVTHFLPRI; encoded by the exons ATGGCCTTCCCACAGAAGCTGCTCATCACTATGCCTGCAGGAGGAGGTTGCCTTGGGGGCACGCTGTGGGCTTTCATCTTCTTGGGTGTTCTGGCTGGCATGCTGGTACCCTGGCCACTGGTGGGTGGCTTGGCCAACCCTGTGCTCCTGGAAAGGGGCTGGGGGACACTGCTGGGGTCCCAGCCCCAGGCTGGGCTGCCTGGTAGGCTATCCCGCAGTAACTGGGAGAGTGGCTATTTGCTGGGGATCAAGAGGCAGAGGAGGCTGTATTGCAACGTGGGCATCGGCTTTCACCTCCAGGTGCCCCCAGATGGCAGGATCAGTGGGACCCATGAGGAGAATCCCTACA GTCTCTTGGAAATTTCAACAGTGGACCGAGGTGTAGTGAGTCTGTTTGGGGTAAGGAGTGCTCTTTTTGTGGCCATGAACAGTAAAGGAAGACTATATGGGACG ccCAGTTTCCAAGACGAGTGCAAATTCCGTGAAACCCTCCTGCCCAACAACTACAATGCCTATGAATCGGATCTGTACCGAGGGACCTACATCGCTCTGAGCAAGCATGGACGAATAAAGCGTGGCAATAAGGTATCCCCAGCCATGACTGTAACTCATTTCCTGCCCCGAATATGA